From one Deltaproteobacteria bacterium genomic stretch:
- a CDS encoding response regulator: MSLESPLQGKSILVVDDEPDILETVEEELDMCLVDKAPDYETAIQYLSGYTYDIVILDIMGVNGFELLQNSVDRGFPTVMLTAHALTPEALKKSIKLGAVSFLPKDKIPELKTFLEDVVLGEGKPVWKKLFERLGNYFNKHFGPDWRERDKFFKEFEETLKETM, translated from the coding sequence GTAGTGGATGATGAGCCTGATATTCTGGAGACCGTGGAAGAAGAGCTCGATATGTGTCTTGTAGACAAGGCACCTGATTATGAAACTGCAATACAGTACCTCTCAGGGTATACTTACGACATCGTGATCCTTGATATCATGGGGGTCAACGGATTCGAACTTCTCCAAAATTCGGTGGATAGGGGGTTCCCGACTGTCATGCTCACGGCCCATGCCTTGACCCCTGAGGCCCTCAAAAAATCCATTAAACTGGGTGCGGTCTCTTTCCTGCCGAAGGACAAGATCCCGGAACTGAAGACATTCCTGGAGGACGTGGTTTTGGGAGAAGGAAAGCCCGTATGGAAAAAGCTTTTTGAAAGGCTGGGCAACTATTTCAATAAGCACTTCGGCCCGGATTGGAGAGAACGGGATAAGTTTTTTAAGGAATTCGAGGAAACTTTAAAGGAGACGATGTAG
- the groES gene encoding co-chaperone GroES, with amino-acid sequence MKLKPLNDRVLVLRIEEDEKTAGGIIIPDTAKEKPQEGRVVAVGPGKLNDDGKRIPMEVKENDRVLFGKYAGTEVKIEGVEHTIMREDDILAIIE; translated from the coding sequence ATGAAATTGAAGCCATTGAATGACCGGGTGCTGGTGCTAAGGATCGAGGAAGATGAAAAGACGGCCGGGGGCATCATCATCCCTGATACGGCCAAGGAGAAACCCCAGGAAGGTAGGGTGGTGGCGGTCGGGCCCGGCAAGTTGAACGATGACGGCAAGCGGATTCCTATGGAGGTTAAGGAAAACGACCGGGTGCTTTTTGGGAAATATGCAGGCACTGAGGTCAAGATTGAAGGAGTGGAACACACCATCATGCGAGAGGACGATATTCTTGCCATTATCGAATAA